One genomic window of Vidua macroura isolate BioBank_ID:100142 chromosome 16, ASM2450914v1, whole genome shotgun sequence includes the following:
- the LOC128815373 gene encoding transmembrane protein 180-like isoform X2, with protein MKILWGIHANALAYSMTTLGAGMMNSIFNFYYVKLFLNRYKISETAFHVAQVVFMIWNAINDPLFGYIQDNSRLKCCARRQFSILYGAPLYGLAFLLPWFPWRHYEEGDWVSGLHLVVALCAFDGLLTFVLLAQCALFAESSTRHESRLQLIKYNQVATLIGSTSVLFCGLVSDNMENFAYFQAFTVLIAALATACMCCTGKYSTSQYEQREIHREDANLENSDGAFSLASVVSLTKQILTEKNFLCFVTMNFFQVFHLAFYNNFMMIFADNLIPKDVLSSSVRSIMYGAGFICPQCLVLLSHASLKKFGYYKIILFSFYYEGVAAAVMCLLGQEHYYLLAFYVTTNMVIVQASFSLFNLPLADIVDADLIKHKRRLPLSSMVFGTNALFTKPAQSLAPMVVVTVLNHYGYYNLNNVPGHPDIRSFLDLHDAMFYLVCLVPLCIAVLQILTWTPFSIQNSHLAAPQ; from the exons ATGAAGATTCTGTGGGGAATTCATGCTAATGCACTGGCATATTCTATGACTACCTTAGGTGCTGGAATGATgaacagcatttttaatttctactaCGTTAAGCTTTTCCTAAACCGATACAAAATTTCAGAAACAGCATTTCATGTAGCACAG GTTGTGTTTATGATCTGGAATGCCATCAACGATCCCCTTTTTGGGTACATTCAAGACAACTCCAGGCTGAAGTGCTGCGCGAGGCGCCAGTTCTCCATTTTATATGGAGCCCCTTTGTACGGCCTGGCCTTCCTGCTGCCGTGGTTCCCCTGGAGGCACTACGAGGAGGGCGACTGGGTGAGCGGCCTCCACCTCGTCGTCGCGCTCTGCGCCTTCGACGGCCTGCTGACCTTCGTGCTGCTGGCGCAGTGCGCGCTCTTCGCCGAGAGCTCCACCAGGCACGAGAGCAGGCTCCAGCTCATCAAGTACAACCAAGTGGCAACGCTGATCGGCTCCACGAGCGTTCTCTTTTGTGGGCTCGTATCGGATAATATGGAAAACTTCGCTTATTTTCAGGCTTTCACTGTTCTGATCGCAGCGCTTGCGACAGCTTGTATGTGTTGCACAGGTAAATACAGCACAAGTCAATATGAGCAGAGGGAAATTCATAGAGAGGATGCTAATCTGGAAAACAGTGATGGAGCTTTCTCCTTGGCCTCAGTGGTTTCATTGACGAAACAAATCCTGACAGAGAAGAACTTTCTATGTTTTGTAACAATGAACTTCTTCCAAGTCTTCCACCTAGCCTTCTACAACAATTTTATGATGATCTTTGCGGATAATCTTATTCCTAAGGATGTCCTTTCTTCATCAGTAAGAAGTATCATGTATGGAGCAGGTTTTATTTGTCCTCAG TGCCTTGTTCTTCTCAGTCATGCTTCGTTGAAGAAGTTTGGTTATTACAAAAtcatcttgttttccttttactaTGAAGGAGTAGCTGCTGCTGTCATGTGTCTTCTAGGGCAAGAACACTATTATCTGCTGGCATTTTATGTCACAACAAACAT ggTAATTGTGCAAGCTTCATTTAGCTTGTTCAATTTGCCTTTGGCAGATATTGTTGATGCAGATTTAATAAAGCACAAGAGGAG GTTACCACTTTCCTCTATGGTTTTTGGTACCAATGCTTTATTTACCAAGCCTGCCCAATCTTTGGCTCCAATGGTTGTGGTTACAGTACTAAATCATTATGGATACTATAACCTGAATAATGTACCTGGTCATCCTGATATAAG GTCGTTTTTAGATCTCCATGATGCCATGTTCTACCTGGTCTGTCTGGTTCCCCTCTGCATTGCAGTCCTACAGATCCTGACCTGGACTCCCTTTTCCATCCAGAACAGCCACCTGGCAGCTCCACAGTAA
- the LOC128815373 gene encoding transmembrane protein 180-like isoform X1, with product MKILWGIHANALAYSMTTLGAGMMNSIFNFYYVKLFLNRYKISETAFHVAQVVFMIWNAINDPLFGYIQDNSRLKCCARRQFSILYGAPLYGLAFLLPWFPWRHYEEGDWVSGLHLVVALCAFDGLLTFVLLAQCALFAESSTRHESRLQLIKYNQVATLIGSTSVLFCGLVSDNMENFAYFQAFTVLIAALATACMCCTGKYSTSQYEQREIHREDANLENSDGAFSLASVVSLTKQILTEKNFLCFVTMNFFQVFHLAFYNNFMMIFADNLIPKDVLSSSVRSIMYGAGFICPQCLVLLSHASLKKFGYYKIILFSFYYEGVAAAVMCLLGQEHYYLLAFYVTTNMVIVQASFSLFNLPLADIVDADLIKHKRRLPLSSMVFGTNALFTKPAQSLAPMVVVTVLNHYGYYNLNNVPGHPDISRSFLDLHDAMFYLVCLVPLCIAVLQILTWTPFSIQNSHLAAPQ from the exons ATGAAGATTCTGTGGGGAATTCATGCTAATGCACTGGCATATTCTATGACTACCTTAGGTGCTGGAATGATgaacagcatttttaatttctactaCGTTAAGCTTTTCCTAAACCGATACAAAATTTCAGAAACAGCATTTCATGTAGCACAG GTTGTGTTTATGATCTGGAATGCCATCAACGATCCCCTTTTTGGGTACATTCAAGACAACTCCAGGCTGAAGTGCTGCGCGAGGCGCCAGTTCTCCATTTTATATGGAGCCCCTTTGTACGGCCTGGCCTTCCTGCTGCCGTGGTTCCCCTGGAGGCACTACGAGGAGGGCGACTGGGTGAGCGGCCTCCACCTCGTCGTCGCGCTCTGCGCCTTCGACGGCCTGCTGACCTTCGTGCTGCTGGCGCAGTGCGCGCTCTTCGCCGAGAGCTCCACCAGGCACGAGAGCAGGCTCCAGCTCATCAAGTACAACCAAGTGGCAACGCTGATCGGCTCCACGAGCGTTCTCTTTTGTGGGCTCGTATCGGATAATATGGAAAACTTCGCTTATTTTCAGGCTTTCACTGTTCTGATCGCAGCGCTTGCGACAGCTTGTATGTGTTGCACAGGTAAATACAGCACAAGTCAATATGAGCAGAGGGAAATTCATAGAGAGGATGCTAATCTGGAAAACAGTGATGGAGCTTTCTCCTTGGCCTCAGTGGTTTCATTGACGAAACAAATCCTGACAGAGAAGAACTTTCTATGTTTTGTAACAATGAACTTCTTCCAAGTCTTCCACCTAGCCTTCTACAACAATTTTATGATGATCTTTGCGGATAATCTTATTCCTAAGGATGTCCTTTCTTCATCAGTAAGAAGTATCATGTATGGAGCAGGTTTTATTTGTCCTCAG TGCCTTGTTCTTCTCAGTCATGCTTCGTTGAAGAAGTTTGGTTATTACAAAAtcatcttgttttccttttactaTGAAGGAGTAGCTGCTGCTGTCATGTGTCTTCTAGGGCAAGAACACTATTATCTGCTGGCATTTTATGTCACAACAAACAT ggTAATTGTGCAAGCTTCATTTAGCTTGTTCAATTTGCCTTTGGCAGATATTGTTGATGCAGATTTAATAAAGCACAAGAGGAG GTTACCACTTTCCTCTATGGTTTTTGGTACCAATGCTTTATTTACCAAGCCTGCCCAATCTTTGGCTCCAATGGTTGTGGTTACAGTACTAAATCATTATGGATACTATAACCTGAATAATGTACCTGGTCATCCTGATATAAG CAGGTCGTTTTTAGATCTCCATGATGCCATGTTCTACCTGGTCTGTCTGGTTCCCCTCTGCATTGCAGTCCTACAGATCCTGACCTGGACTCCCTTTTCCATCCAGAACAGCCACCTGGCAGCTCCACAGTAA